From Microscilla marina ATCC 23134, one genomic window encodes:
- a CDS encoding helix-turn-helix domain-containing protein: MKKITEQEVVEALKKLRKSAEDRVGKKVTQSDMAEQLGVSARQYQNLETLHSDISLTQFIKACHAIGLTPIEVIFEAYAQSEFLENTNPALLKQLKSLFNMSKDLFRVMKEGDEGTKEE; this comes from the coding sequence ATGAAAAAAATAACAGAACAAGAAGTAGTAGAAGCATTGAAAAAGCTTAGAAAAAGCGCTGAAGATAGGGTGGGAAAAAAAGTGACCCAATCAGACATGGCAGAACAGCTTGGGGTAAGTGCCAGGCAATATCAAAACCTTGAAACGTTGCATAGTGATATTAGTTTGACTCAATTTATAAAAGCATGCCATGCTATAGGGCTTACTCCAATAGAGGTGATATTTGAAGCTTATGCCCAATCAGAGTTTTTAGAAAACACAAACCCGGCATTACTCAAGCAACTCAAAAGCTTATTTAATATGTCTAAGGATTTATTCCGAGTAATGAAGGAAGGAGATGAAGGAACGAAAGAAGAATAA
- a CDS encoding coiled-coil domain-containing protein has product MSKNKHLKTSNTIDVSVRVHFKELFKGAVKEFAVLTAVSCITSFMLEIPLVLALILGFCTWFLWGVYRYQEIKNKALKRRLSSMLLKYEKDVTQLSNHAAGEVRLKNEEIESLRHKVTFKQGEVTKAQQEVTKWQEQVTYLNAQVTLERKKVTHAEVKKEETEVKVTKLKEEVTRLTQKVTQQTERVNRVSAQVTQQVTKKTKMYELQIEELQLALSTKNQQYTQLQKDSKVWELGYIAKELGRLRKGKNNEEQIAQLEQRKQQLEQDQLKVVA; this is encoded by the coding sequence ATGAGTAAAAATAAACATTTAAAAACTTCCAATACTATCGATGTATCCGTTCGGGTGCATTTCAAGGAATTATTTAAAGGTGCTGTCAAAGAGTTTGCGGTACTCACTGCCGTATCTTGTATTACTAGTTTTATGCTTGAAATCCCTTTGGTATTAGCACTTATTTTAGGGTTTTGTACTTGGTTTCTTTGGGGTGTATACCGTTATCAAGAAATTAAAAATAAGGCACTGAAACGACGACTGAGTAGCATGTTACTTAAATACGAAAAGGATGTTACTCAATTAAGTAACCATGCTGCTGGTGAAGTAAGACTCAAAAACGAAGAGATAGAAAGTCTTAGACATAAAGTTACTTTCAAGCAAGGAGAAGTAACTAAAGCTCAGCAGGAGGTAACTAAATGGCAGGAGCAAGTTACTTACTTAAACGCGCAAGTTACCCTGGAACGTAAGAAAGTAACTCATGCCGAGGTAAAAAAAGAAGAAACTGAGGTTAAGGTAACTAAACTAAAAGAAGAAGTAACTCGGCTTACTCAGAAAGTAACCCAGCAAACTGAGCGCGTCAATAGAGTAAGTGCTCAAGTAACCCAACAGGTAACCAAAAAAACTAAAATGTACGAATTACAGATAGAAGAGCTACAGTTGGCTCTTAGCACTAAAAACCAGCAGTACACCCAACTACAGAAAGATTCTAAAGTGTGGGAGTTAGGGTATATTGCTAAAGAGTTAGGCAGGCTTAGAAAAGGCAAAAACAACGAGGAACAAATTGCCCAACTTGAGCAACGTAAACAACAACTGGAACAAGACCAACTAAAAGTAGTAGCATAA